In a single window of the Oryctolagus cuniculus chromosome 2, mOryCun1.1, whole genome shotgun sequence genome:
- the LOC100343432 gene encoding small integral membrane protein 10-like protein 1: protein MAPATAAPSSLAVRASSPAAVPSSYGALCKGLSRTLLAFFELAWQLRMNFPYFYVAGSVILNIRLQVHI, encoded by the coding sequence ATGGCCCCCGCGACGGCGGCTCCGTCTTCCTTGGCCGTCAGGGCCTCCAGCCCAGCCGCGGTACCCAGCTCCTACGGGGCTTTATGCAAGGGGCTCTCGCGCACACTCCTCGCCTTCTTCGAACTGGCCTGGCAGCTGCGCATGAACTTCCCCTACTTCTACGTCGCGGGCTCAGTGATCCTCAACATCCGCTTGCAGGTACACATTTAA